TGCATCCCTTGGTCAGATGCAAACACGCTTACGACCTGGCACCACGTTACCGCTATGAATACCGCCACCAGAATACGAATCATATTTTTCATGACTTGCTCCTTTCAATTGGCTGATCTTAGGCATGATATTCCACGGCTTTCAATGCTAATCAAAACAGGGATTCCCTGATGGCATAATCAGCATTTAGGCAATTGACCAATCAGGCGCTTATCCGGCCACCATGCCGCCACCGGGCATTGGGAAGAAAAGTTCCTCACGGGATCCGACCGCGAGAACGGGACAGAAACCGCCCAGAGACAGGCTGACGGAACCTGGCGCGTATCTCCGCCTCGGGGATTGTGGGGCGGGTACCATAGGCCGATTATTAGAACAACCTATCCCAAGGGCATCCCAACGCCTTCTGCAATCTCATGGCGGTTGTGATAAGAACCGTTATCTTGCCAGCTTCGATCTTCTGGATCGTTCTGATATTCAAGTCTGCCAGTTCCGCCAGCTTTTGCTGGGTAATGCCTTTATCGGTTCTCTCTCTCCGGAGATTGGCCCCGAATCGGATGACACCGGCGTCTGCTGTCTGTTTCTTGAGCACGCCCCATAGTGCCGTATCAGATAATTTGACAACACGGCCTGACGGGGCGTAAAACGTAAATATAGACGTGGAACGGAAATCGTGATGCAGGAGTCTTCTATGCGATCTTATCGCGTTTGGCTAACGTTGTTCGCTCTGATCGTATTCGGCAAAGCCCTGCCTGCTTACTCACAAAGTAACCCGGTCATTACCAGCATTAGCATGACCCCTATGCTTTCATGGCAGACTACAAATGGTTTCA
Above is a genomic segment from bacterium containing:
- a CDS encoding helix-turn-helix transcriptional regulator, which gives rise to MLKKQTADAGVIRFGANLRRERTDKGITQQKLAELADLNIRTIQKIEAGKITVLITTAMRLQKALGCPWDRLF